The Candidatus Thermoplasmatota archaeon genome contains a region encoding:
- a CDS encoding STAS/SEC14 domain-containing protein produces the protein MLRTMGEDSPTPGWAIRRLYAGPSVEIWEDIDAVVHIRRKGDFLLEDARKYAEVLEPYLSRDPLLVLADAREGGEESIEVRLTYYGMARKVRRARVAVLGEAYHRALLVAIHALAPQIEFEFFQEELEALEWLLAPPGKPAEGASRWRLARA, from the coding sequence GTGCTCCGCACGATGGGCGAGGACTCGCCGACGCCCGGCTGGGCGATCCGCCGCCTGTACGCCGGCCCCAGCGTGGAGATCTGGGAAGACATCGACGCCGTCGTGCACATCCGGCGAAAGGGCGATTTCCTGCTCGAAGACGCGCGGAAGTACGCCGAAGTCCTCGAACCGTACCTCTCGCGCGACCCGCTGCTCGTGCTCGCCGACGCGCGCGAGGGCGGCGAGGAGTCGATCGAGGTCCGCCTGACCTACTACGGCATGGCGCGAAAAGTGCGCCGCGCGCGCGTGGCGGTGCTCGGAGAAGCGTACCACCGCGCGCTGCTCGTCGCGATCCACGCGCTTGCGCCGCAGATCGAATTCGAGTTCTTCCAGGAGGAGCTGGAGGCGCTGGAATGGCTCCTCGCGCCGCCGGGAAAGCCCGCCGAAGGCGCGAGCCGTTGGCGCCTTGCCCGCGCCTAA
- a CDS encoding M67 family metallopeptidase codes for MLRIARSVVQEILAHARRDAPREACGLLAGREDAGGAREIHRAFPCRNASSSPAFEYVLHPEDQLRTILRIEDELSLEALGVYHSHPRGPPGPSEADAARANWPGGSYLVVWLAPSEAWGAWRWDGRAFRAEETDLEAP; via the coding sequence TTGCTGCGCATCGCCCGCTCCGTCGTGCAGGAGATCCTCGCGCACGCGCGACGGGACGCGCCCCGCGAAGCCTGCGGGCTGCTCGCCGGCCGCGAAGACGCCGGCGGCGCGCGCGAGATCCATCGCGCGTTCCCCTGCCGCAACGCCTCGTCCTCGCCCGCGTTCGAATACGTCCTCCATCCGGAGGACCAGCTCCGCACGATCCTTCGCATCGAGGACGAGCTTTCGCTCGAAGCGCTTGGCGTGTACCATTCGCATCCGCGGGGACCGCCGGGACCCAGCGAAGCCGACGCGGCGCGCGCCAACTGGCCGGGCGGCTCGTACCTCGTCGTGTGGCTGGCGCCTTCGGAAGCGTGGGGAGCGTGGCGGTGGGACGGGCGCGCGTTCCGGGCCGAGGAGACCGATCTCGAGGCCCCTTAG